The Streptomyces sp. NBC_01775 genome includes a region encoding these proteins:
- a CDS encoding sulfite exporter TauE/SafE family protein — protein MTAWEMLAVFVAGIGAGTINTVVGSGTLVTFPVLLATGLPPVTATVSNALGLIPGSISGAIGYRKELEGQARRILKLSVGALLGGLTGATLLLVLPATAFERIVPVLVGLALVLVVLQPAIKEKVRRRRASADSPVRPDGGPLLFAGLTLASVYGGYFSAAQGILYVSWMGILLDETLQRLNALKNVLVAVVNAVAALFFLFVADFDWTAVALIAVGSALGGQIGAKVGGRLSPTVLRALIVTVGTVAIVQLVVH, from the coding sequence ATGACGGCGTGGGAGATGCTCGCCGTCTTCGTGGCGGGCATCGGCGCGGGCACGATCAACACCGTTGTCGGCTCCGGGACACTGGTCACCTTTCCCGTTCTGCTCGCGACCGGCCTGCCGCCCGTCACCGCGACGGTCTCCAACGCGCTCGGCCTGATCCCGGGTTCCATCAGTGGCGCCATCGGCTACCGAAAGGAGCTCGAGGGCCAAGCCCGGCGCATCCTGAAACTGAGCGTCGGCGCCCTGCTCGGCGGCCTCACCGGCGCCACGCTCCTGCTGGTCCTCCCCGCCACGGCGTTCGAGCGCATCGTGCCGGTTCTGGTGGGCCTGGCCCTTGTCCTGGTCGTCCTCCAGCCCGCCATCAAAGAGAAGGTGCGGCGTCGCCGCGCGTCGGCCGACAGCCCTGTGCGCCCTGACGGCGGCCCGCTGCTGTTCGCCGGACTGACGCTCGCCAGTGTCTACGGCGGCTACTTCTCAGCCGCCCAGGGAATCCTCTACGTGTCCTGGATGGGCATACTCCTCGACGAGACACTGCAACGTCTCAACGCCCTCAAGAACGTCCTCGTCGCTGTGGTCAACGCCGTCGCCGCGCTCTTCTTCCTCTTCGTCGCGGACTTCGACTGGACGGCCGTCGCCCTCATCGCGGTTGGCTCCGCCCTGGGCGGCCAGATCGGAGCCAAAGTGGGCGGACGCCTCAGCCCCACAGTCCTGCGCGCCCTCATCGTGACGGTCGGCACCGTGGCCATCGTTCAACTGGTGGTTCATTAA
- a CDS encoding zf-HC2 domain-containing protein yields MTTQNSPGSAAEPVQHTDVAAYALGVLDAADAELFEEHLAGCDRCAVELESVTALTPFLAEHAWHGGPPPTPDGPPPELLDRLLASTAAEADAERRRRGTRRLWLVAAVFALIVGGPLAVLAVSGDDGDSRSQHFASPARQMYEHGEKIGTVDASTKIRATVSLEKKPWGTHVALKLGDLRGPLECELIAVGENGKKQTVTTWAVPRHGYGIKGTKWDEPLYTHGGAAFSRSDLARLEVRTLDGRRLATIDV; encoded by the coding sequence ATGACCACGCAGAACTCGCCCGGTTCCGCGGCCGAGCCCGTTCAGCACACCGACGTGGCCGCCTACGCGCTCGGCGTCCTCGACGCGGCCGATGCCGAGCTGTTCGAGGAGCATCTCGCCGGATGCGACCGGTGCGCCGTCGAACTGGAATCCGTGACGGCGCTCACCCCGTTCCTCGCCGAGCACGCGTGGCACGGCGGACCTCCTCCGACACCGGATGGCCCGCCGCCCGAGCTGCTGGACCGGCTGCTGGCCAGTACGGCGGCCGAAGCCGACGCCGAGCGACGCAGACGCGGTACGCGCCGCCTGTGGCTGGTCGCGGCCGTGTTCGCGCTGATCGTCGGAGGGCCGTTGGCCGTCCTCGCGGTGAGCGGCGACGACGGCGACAGCCGGTCCCAGCACTTCGCGAGCCCCGCCCGGCAGATGTACGAGCACGGCGAGAAGATCGGCACGGTCGACGCGAGTACGAAGATCCGGGCCACCGTCTCGCTGGAGAAGAAGCCCTGGGGCACCCATGTCGCGCTCAAGCTCGGGGATTTACGAGGTCCGCTGGAGTGCGAGCTGATCGCTGTCGGTGAGAACGGCAAGAAGCAGACCGTCACCACCTGGGCCGTACCGCGGCACGGCTACGGCATCAAGGGCACCAAGTGGGACGAGCCGCTCTACACCCACGGCGGCGCGGCGTTCTCCCGCTCCGATCTCGCCCGCTTGGAGGTCCGCACTCTCGACGGCCGCCGCTTGGCGACCATCGACGTCTGA
- a CDS encoding sigma-70 family RNA polymerase sigma factor encodes MRALYDEHAGPLLAFVLRLVAGDRHRAEDVVQETLLRAWRNSEQLGRATGSVRPWLVTVARRIVIDGHRVQQSRPREVDPAPLEELPAPDEIDRTLRMMTISDAMTDLSSSHREALIETYFKGRTVNEAAGVLRIPPGTVRSRVYYALRALKLSLEERGVTP; translated from the coding sequence ATGAGGGCGCTCTATGACGAACACGCAGGACCGCTGCTCGCCTTCGTGCTCCGGCTCGTGGCAGGCGACAGACACCGGGCCGAGGACGTCGTCCAGGAGACGCTGCTGCGTGCCTGGCGCAATTCCGAGCAGCTCGGCCGGGCGACGGGATCGGTGCGCCCCTGGCTGGTCACGGTCGCGCGGCGCATCGTCATCGACGGGCACCGGGTGCAGCAGTCCAGACCCCGCGAGGTGGACCCGGCGCCGCTGGAGGAGTTGCCCGCGCCCGACGAGATCGACCGTACGTTACGCATGATGACGATCTCCGACGCCATGACCGACTTGAGCAGTTCGCACCGGGAGGCACTGATCGAGACGTATTTCAAAGGCCGAACGGTGAACGAGGCGGCGGGGGTTTTACGTATACCTCCAGGGACGGTCCGATCACGTGTGTACTACGCGCTGCGAGCGCTGAAGCTCTCGCTGGAGGAAAGGGGGGTGACACCATGA
- a CDS encoding CHRD domain-containing protein, translated as MKNRSGTTALALSVTAVAAAAGVGLAVLPGDGDDGASSVRESAGHGSAHGHAAHGADDAAPAGGLGTLSGSDVSSAGATFFAGSLNGANEVPVAGGPAVGDKDGKALALMRIKGTKVSFAFSFRGIATPTAAHIHQGVRGKNGDIKIPFFAKKAEGGRTTVTGKVTVKDKQLLNTLRTDPNGFYFNLHTGEFPGGAVRGQVHKLATKANMHRMLSSSRYGVIKGSQVYACTKQDDGKFALTQNNVRARLEGRIAHRFAKPGPAGPPAWVASDGSDVTGKLLSKIPNGTKNIPELDLAAKQAGKHSGKFSRTTEILRLNTERGVAPSGTCDPKKQRKVAVPYRADYVFINR; from the coding sequence ATGAAGAACCGCAGCGGCACCACGGCCCTCGCTCTGTCCGTCACCGCTGTCGCCGCGGCTGCCGGGGTGGGCCTGGCCGTTCTGCCGGGCGACGGCGACGACGGCGCGAGCAGCGTCCGCGAGAGCGCCGGCCACGGCAGCGCGCACGGGCACGCGGCACACGGCGCGGATGACGCCGCACCGGCGGGCGGGCTCGGTACGCTCAGCGGCTCGGACGTGAGCAGCGCCGGGGCCACGTTCTTCGCGGGCAGCCTCAACGGCGCCAACGAGGTGCCCGTGGCGGGCGGTCCCGCCGTGGGCGACAAGGACGGCAAGGCGCTCGCGCTGATGCGGATCAAGGGCACCAAGGTGTCCTTCGCCTTCAGCTTCCGGGGCATCGCGACACCCACGGCCGCGCATATCCACCAGGGCGTCAGGGGGAAGAACGGCGACATCAAGATCCCGTTCTTCGCGAAGAAGGCCGAGGGCGGCCGTACGACCGTGACCGGAAAGGTGACGGTCAAGGACAAGCAGCTGCTCAACACGCTGCGTACCGACCCGAACGGCTTCTACTTCAACCTGCACACCGGCGAGTTCCCCGGCGGCGCCGTGCGCGGACAGGTCCACAAGCTGGCCACGAAGGCCAACATGCACCGGATGCTGAGCAGTTCGCGGTACGGCGTGATCAAGGGTTCGCAGGTCTACGCCTGCACCAAGCAGGACGACGGCAAGTTCGCGCTCACACAGAACAACGTGCGGGCACGGCTGGAGGGGCGTATCGCCCACCGCTTCGCCAAGCCCGGCCCGGCGGGCCCGCCCGCGTGGGTGGCCTCCGACGGCTCGGACGTCACCGGCAAGCTCCTCTCCAAGATCCCGAACGGCACGAAGAACATCCCGGAACTGGACCTGGCGGCCAAGCAGGCCGGCAAGCACAGCGGCAAGTTCTCGCGGACGACGGAGATCCTGCGCCTCAACACCGAGCGCGGGGTGGCGCCTTCGGGCACCTGCGACCCGAAGAAGCAGCGGAAGGTGGCCGTGCCGTACCGGGCCGACTACGTCTTCATCAACCGCTGA
- a CDS encoding ABC transporter ATP-binding protein has translation MTTPTRYPTATDARFDARSAGGPHSPEALRLVKVSKVYGSADADGGNAVTALNEVTLSLPSGSFTAVMGPSGSGKSTLLQCAAGLERPDHGLVMVDGAEMTGGSEAELTKFRRKRIGFIFQEYNLLPTLTVEENTTLPLKLAGRRVNRRHAREVLGQVGLGDRLGHLPEQLSGGQQQRVAIARALVAEPNVIFADEPTGALDMRSAREVLGLLQQTVRAFGRTVVMVTHDPVAASYADAVQFLADGRLAGVLTSPTVDAVAERLAHLGDALEAPAAQRPADPRSTSTAIPASATSPTAPAQPFGA, from the coding sequence ATGACGACGCCCACGAGGTACCCCACCGCGACCGACGCCCGATTCGACGCCCGCTCCGCCGGCGGCCCGCACTCGCCCGAGGCCCTGCGCCTGGTCAAGGTCAGCAAGGTATACGGCAGCGCGGATGCCGACGGCGGCAACGCCGTCACCGCGCTGAACGAGGTGACGCTGAGCCTGCCCTCCGGCAGCTTCACCGCCGTGATGGGCCCCTCCGGCTCCGGCAAGTCCACGCTGCTCCAGTGCGCGGCCGGGCTGGAGCGGCCCGACCACGGGCTGGTGATGGTGGACGGCGCCGAGATGACGGGCGGCAGCGAGGCGGAGCTGACGAAGTTCCGGCGCAAGCGGATCGGCTTCATCTTCCAGGAGTACAACCTCCTGCCGACGCTCACCGTCGAGGAGAACACCACACTCCCGCTGAAGCTGGCCGGCCGACGCGTCAACCGAAGGCATGCCCGCGAGGTCCTCGGACAGGTCGGCCTCGGGGACCGCCTCGGCCACCTGCCCGAGCAGCTCTCCGGCGGCCAGCAGCAGCGCGTCGCCATCGCCCGCGCGCTGGTGGCCGAGCCGAACGTGATCTTCGCGGACGAGCCCACCGGCGCGCTGGACATGCGCAGCGCCCGCGAGGTGCTGGGCCTGCTCCAGCAGACGGTGCGCGCGTTCGGGCGGACGGTCGTGATGGTGACCCACGACCCGGTCGCCGCCTCGTACGCGGACGCCGTGCAGTTCCTGGCCGACGGGCGGCTGGCGGGGGTGCTGACCTCGCCGACCGTCGATGCCGTCGCCGAGCGGCTCGCGCACCTGGGCGACGCCCTGGAAGCACCGGCAGCGCAGCGCCCCGCCGACCCCCGTTCGACGTCCACGGCCATCCCGGCCTCCGCGACCTCTCCCACCGCCCCTGCCCAGCCCTTCGGAGCCTGA
- a CDS encoding ABC transporter permease, whose translation MFSLALRSVRKRPGRFVATLLAAFLGATITMAFNSLHDTAGTAGIDAAGEETLTLSASVVGGYGTLLVFSALASTLTVNVRQRASEISLLRRTGATPAQIKRMVVGEAAVVALVGWALALVPAMFGGRALLWMFQDSGQVADSVDPVFGPVGVSAGLSITLLAAVGASFLAVRRATRALAGAKAPRGRLRAAAGAGALLLGAGGLAATFAIDSDEPALMAAPGYGAIMLSVGFATLAPALMRGLLAVLGRPVAALTGAGGYLAVLNTRRRAAQLSGVLMPLILFTGIATATVSMQLINNAVIDASGLTRTVEDKNLETVNLVVVGIIGVFCCVMLINTLYASTTYRGGEFGRQRLAGATPRQVLRTVGVEGALLTAVGVFFGTVAGLSGTLVFHAARTDSVSLPGSIPGVFAGTAAVAAAATLVTVVATARRTLRTPAVNAVTVAA comes from the coding sequence ATGTTCTCCCTGGCCCTGCGCTCCGTGCGCAAGCGTCCGGGCCGGTTCGTCGCCACGCTGCTGGCGGCCTTCCTGGGCGCGACGATCACCATGGCGTTCAACTCGCTGCACGACACGGCCGGCACGGCCGGGATCGACGCCGCCGGCGAGGAGACGCTGACGCTCTCCGCGAGCGTCGTCGGCGGCTACGGCACCCTGCTCGTCTTCTCCGCGCTCGCCTCCACGCTCACCGTCAACGTGCGGCAGCGCGCCTCGGAGATCAGCCTGCTGCGGCGCACCGGCGCCACCCCGGCGCAGATCAAGCGCATGGTGGTCGGCGAGGCCGCGGTCGTCGCACTCGTGGGCTGGGCGCTGGCACTGGTGCCCGCGATGTTCGGCGGGCGGGCGCTGCTGTGGATGTTCCAGGACAGCGGTCAGGTCGCGGACAGCGTCGACCCGGTGTTCGGGCCGGTCGGGGTCTCCGCGGGTCTGTCCATCACCCTGCTGGCCGCCGTGGGTGCCTCCTTCCTCGCCGTACGCCGCGCCACCCGCGCCCTGGCCGGTGCGAAGGCTCCCCGGGGACGGCTGCGCGCCGCCGCGGGAGCCGGGGCCCTGCTCCTGGGCGCCGGCGGCCTCGCGGCGACCTTCGCGATCGACTCGGACGAGCCCGCGCTGATGGCGGCGCCCGGCTATGGCGCGATCATGCTGTCGGTCGGCTTCGCGACGCTGGCACCGGCGCTGATGCGTGGGCTGCTGGCCGTGCTGGGGCGCCCGGTGGCCGCGCTCACCGGCGCCGGTGGCTATCTGGCGGTGCTCAACACCCGCCGCAGGGCTGCCCAGTTGAGCGGGGTGCTGATGCCGCTCATCCTGTTCACCGGGATCGCCACCGCGACGGTGTCCATGCAGCTGATCAACAACGCGGTGATCGACGCGTCCGGGCTCACCCGCACGGTCGAGGACAAGAACCTGGAGACGGTCAACCTCGTCGTCGTCGGGATCATCGGCGTCTTCTGCTGCGTCATGCTGATCAACACCCTGTACGCGTCGACGACGTACCGCGGCGGCGAGTTCGGCCGCCAGCGGCTGGCCGGGGCCACCCCGCGCCAGGTCCTGCGTACGGTCGGAGTCGAAGGCGCCCTGCTCACGGCGGTCGGTGTCTTCTTCGGCACGGTGGCCGGGCTGAGCGGCACGCTGGTCTTCCACGCGGCCCGCACCGACAGCGTGTCCCTGCCCGGCAGCATCCCCGGCGTCTTCGCCGGCACGGCGGCCGTCGCGGCGGCGGCCACCTTGGTCACCGTCGTCGCGACAGCCCGCCGCACCCTGCGCACCCCGGCGGTGAACGCCGTGACGGTGGCCGCGTGA
- the ggt gene encoding gamma-glutamyltransferase: MGGLLGAAPAAPAASGGNQGDGPVKAPVATGYGGAVSSVDADASAAGIEVLKRGGTAADAAVATAAALGVTEPYSAGVGGGGYFVYYDAATRKVHTIDGREKAPLSADKDLLTEDGKAIPFEEAVTSGLGVGTPGTPATWDTALREYGNKSLEQALKPATRLARQGFTVDETFRKQTADNEARFRDFPATADLFLPGGKLPEAGSTLKNPDLARTYEELSRKGTDALYKGELGRDLVRTVRKPPVADGASRTVRPGDMTAKDLKAYATRSQKPTRTDYRGLDVYGMAPSSSGGTSVAEALNILERGDLRGMSEKQYLHRYLEASRIAFADRGRWVGDPSQEDVPTKELVSQRFADSRACLIDDGKALKSPLAPGDPRDPQQCDEGDKDERAATTYEGENTTHLTASDKWGNVVAYTLTIEQTGGSGITVPGRGFLLNNELTDFSAVPATPGAHDPNLPGPGKRPRSSMSPTVVLKGGKPVLALGSPGGATIITTVLQTLLNHLDRGMPLVDAIAAPRASQRNAAQTEMEPKLMDSKVRGQLEALGHSFKSNPEIGAATGIQRLPGGRWRAAAETDRRGGGSAMVVHPTGG, encoded by the coding sequence ATGGGCGGGCTTCTCGGGGCCGCGCCCGCCGCTCCCGCCGCAAGCGGGGGGAACCAAGGAGACGGACCCGTCAAGGCCCCCGTCGCCACCGGTTACGGGGGCGCCGTGTCAAGTGTTGACGCCGACGCCTCCGCGGCCGGCATCGAGGTGCTCAAGCGTGGCGGGACCGCCGCCGACGCCGCCGTGGCGACGGCGGCTGCGCTCGGGGTGACGGAGCCGTACTCCGCGGGGGTCGGCGGGGGCGGGTACTTCGTGTATTACGACGCGGCCACCCGCAAGGTGCACACCATCGACGGCCGCGAGAAGGCCCCGCTCAGCGCGGACAAGGATCTGCTCACCGAGGACGGGAAGGCGATTCCCTTCGAGGAGGCGGTCACCAGCGGCCTCGGCGTCGGGACGCCGGGCACCCCGGCGACGTGGGACACGGCCCTGCGCGAGTACGGCAACAAGTCGCTGGAGCAGGCGCTGAAGCCGGCCACGCGGCTGGCGCGCCAAGGGTTCACCGTGGATGAGACCTTCCGCAAGCAGACGGCCGACAACGAGGCGCGGTTCCGGGACTTCCCGGCGACCGCCGACCTCTTCCTGCCGGGCGGCAAGCTCCCCGAGGCGGGCTCGACCCTCAAGAACCCCGATCTGGCCCGCACCTACGAGGAGCTGTCCCGCAAGGGCACCGACGCGCTCTACAAGGGCGAGCTGGGCCGCGACCTCGTGCGGACCGTACGCAAGCCCCCGGTCGCCGACGGCGCGAGCCGCACCGTGCGGCCCGGGGACATGACGGCGAAGGACCTCAAGGCGTACGCGACGCGCTCGCAGAAGCCGACGCGTACCGACTACCGGGGCCTGGACGTGTACGGGATGGCGCCCTCGTCCTCGGGCGGCACCAGCGTGGCCGAGGCGCTGAACATCCTGGAGCGCGGCGATCTGCGCGGCATGAGCGAGAAGCAGTACCTGCACCGGTATCTGGAGGCGAGCCGTATCGCCTTCGCCGACCGTGGCCGCTGGGTGGGCGACCCCTCCCAGGAGGACGTGCCCACCAAGGAACTGGTCTCGCAGCGCTTCGCGGACTCCCGCGCCTGCCTGATCGACGACGGCAAGGCCCTCAAGAGCCCGCTGGCGCCCGGCGATCCGCGCGATCCGCAGCAGTGCGACGAGGGCGACAAGGACGAGCGGGCCGCCACCACCTACGAGGGGGAGAACACCACGCATCTGACGGCGTCCGACAAGTGGGGCAACGTCGTCGCCTACACCCTCACCATCGAGCAGACCGGCGGCAGCGGCATCACCGTGCCGGGCCGCGGCTTCCTGCTGAACAACGAGCTGACGGATTTCTCCGCCGTGCCCGCCACGCCCGGCGCGCACGACCCGAACCTGCCGGGCCCCGGCAAGCGGCCCCGCTCCTCGATGTCCCCGACGGTGGTGCTCAAGGGCGGCAAGCCGGTGCTGGCGCTGGGCTCCCCGGGCGGCGCGACGATCATCACGACCGTGCTCCAGACGCTTCTCAACCATCTGGACCGTGGCATGCCGCTGGTCGACGCCATCGCGGCGCCGCGTGCCAGTCAGCGCAACGCCGCGCAGACCGAGATGGAGCCGAAGCTGATGGACAGCAAGGTGCGCGGTCAACTGGAGGCGCTGGGGCACTCGTTCAAGAGCAACCCGGAGATCGGCGCGGCCACCGGCATCCAGCGGCTGCCCGGTGGGCGCTGGCGGGCGGCGGCCGAGACCGACCGGCGTGGCGGCGGCTCGGCGATGGTCGTCCACCCGACGGGCGGCTGA
- a CDS encoding amino acid ABC transporter permease, with the protein MTTPASSPSPGSPGSPGSPGPSGASGAPAASVRSPKRAPRNSSSALYDIPGPRARARHLGYGLLATLALAVLAAWVIYLLVDTGQFSYVKWRPFGYEGIQELLLRGLGNTLKAFAMAAVLALALGGVLAAGRLSEHAPVRWVSTLLVEFFRAMPVLVMIFFIFVALQIQPLPALVAGLTLYNGSVLAEVFRSGVRSVDRGQREAAYALGMRKTQVMTLVLVPQAVRAMLPTIISQLVVALKDTSLGYLITYEEFLHAGRLIAINMDYTMPFIPVVIVISAIYIGLCMLLSWFATWVARRERGNVKNEAVAVAPAAAGPTMPGGRGPA; encoded by the coding sequence ATGACCACGCCCGCCTCCTCGCCGTCGCCCGGCTCACCGGGCTCCCCCGGATCCCCCGGCCCGTCAGGCGCTTCCGGCGCCCCGGCGGCCTCCGTACGCTCCCCGAAGCGGGCGCCGCGGAACAGTTCCTCCGCGCTCTACGACATCCCCGGGCCGCGCGCCCGCGCCCGGCACCTGGGCTACGGGCTGCTCGCCACGCTCGCGCTCGCGGTGCTGGCGGCGTGGGTGATCTATCTCCTTGTCGATACGGGTCAGTTCTCGTACGTCAAATGGCGGCCCTTCGGCTACGAGGGCATCCAGGAACTGCTGCTGCGGGGCCTGGGAAACACGCTCAAGGCATTCGCCATGGCCGCCGTGCTCGCGCTGGCGCTCGGCGGGGTGCTGGCCGCCGGGCGGCTGTCGGAGCACGCGCCCGTGCGGTGGGTGAGCACGCTGCTGGTGGAGTTCTTCCGGGCCATGCCCGTGCTGGTGATGATCTTCTTCATCTTCGTCGCCCTCCAGATCCAGCCGCTGCCCGCGCTCGTGGCCGGGCTGACCCTCTACAACGGCTCCGTCCTCGCCGAGGTCTTCCGCTCCGGGGTGCGCTCCGTGGACCGGGGCCAGCGCGAGGCGGCCTACGCGCTGGGCATGCGCAAGACCCAGGTGATGACCCTCGTCCTGGTGCCGCAGGCGGTACGGGCCATGCTGCCGACGATCATCAGCCAGCTCGTCGTCGCGCTGAAGGACACCTCGCTGGGATACCTGATCACCTACGAGGAGTTCCTGCACGCCGGGCGGCTGATCGCGATCAACATGGACTACACGATGCCGTTCATCCCCGTCGTCATCGTGATCTCGGCGATCTACATCGGCCTGTGCATGCTCCTGAGCTGGTTCGCGACCTGGGTGGCCCGGCGCGAGCGGGGCAACGTCAAGAACGAGGCCGTCGCCGTCGCCCCCGCCGCGGCGGGCCCCACGATGCCCGGCGGCCGGGGACCGGCCTGA
- a CDS encoding amino acid ABC transporter permease has translation MDVLTQNFSLYGEGFLGTLRLTFYSSLLALAVGVIMAGFRVAPVAALRWVGTVWVTVLRNTPLTLLFFAMLLGLPRFGVELPFELFAVLALGCYTSSFICEAVRSGINTVPLGQGEAARCLGMTFGQTLSTVVLPQALRTVIAPVGSTLIALAKNSAIAGSFSVVELLSTYKTLNENGYSVIWSFVWIALGYLILTLAISALFHAMERRWGAAR, from the coding sequence ATGGACGTACTGACACAGAATTTCTCCCTCTACGGCGAGGGCTTTCTCGGCACCCTGAGACTCACCTTCTACTCCTCGCTGCTGGCCCTCGCCGTGGGGGTGATCATGGCGGGCTTCCGGGTGGCCCCCGTGGCGGCGCTGCGCTGGGTGGGCACCGTCTGGGTGACGGTGTTGCGCAACACTCCGCTCACGCTGCTGTTCTTCGCGATGCTGCTGGGGCTGCCGCGCTTCGGCGTCGAGCTGCCGTTCGAGCTGTTCGCGGTGCTGGCGCTGGGCTGCTACACCTCCTCCTTCATCTGCGAGGCGGTGCGCTCGGGCATCAACACCGTGCCGCTCGGCCAGGGCGAGGCGGCCCGCTGCCTGGGCATGACCTTCGGTCAGACGCTGAGCACGGTGGTGCTGCCGCAGGCGCTCCGCACCGTCATCGCCCCGGTGGGCTCCACGCTCATCGCGCTCGCCAAGAACTCCGCGATCGCGGGTTCCTTCAGCGTCGTCGAGCTGCTGAGCACCTACAAGACGCTCAACGAGAACGGCTACAGCGTCATCTGGAGCTTCGTCTGGATCGCGCTCGGCTATCTGATCCTGACCCTCGCCATCAGCGCGCTCTTCCATGCGATGGAACGGCGCTGGGGAGCCGCCCGATGA
- a CDS encoding glutamate ABC transporter substrate-binding protein, with protein MRIHTPGRLAMRVRLAATAHVAVTGRLTAAGRLAATVSLVLAVTACGAVGSPPARGPQAGRLPHYAVDTGFSLPSSPTWKSAKQRGQLTIGVKEDQPGMGEMNPATGVYSGFDVEIAEMLAASLGFDPKSGIQFKAIASANRETALQNGQIDYYVGTYTINPGRKKLVGFAGPYYIAGQKLLVRAGEKRLRGPRDMSGKKICSAVGSTPLQRIQDDYPRAVPVAYDSYAICVDNLLNNQVDAVTTDDTILLGYAAKDPRHLKVVGKAFSEEPYGVGVPRTDRALARALDKAITARERDGDWKRAYDVTLGLSGVPAPKPPRIDRALTS; from the coding sequence ATGCGTATCCACACTCCAGGCCGCCTCGCCATGAGAGTCCGCCTCGCCGCGACCGCCCACGTCGCTGTGACCGGCCGCCTCACCGCGGCCGGCCGCCTCGCCGCGACCGTCTCCCTCGTCCTCGCGGTCACCGCCTGCGGCGCCGTCGGCAGCCCTCCGGCGCGCGGCCCCCAGGCCGGCAGGCTGCCGCACTACGCCGTCGACACCGGCTTCTCGCTGCCCTCCTCGCCCACCTGGAAGAGCGCGAAGCAGCGCGGGCAGCTGACCATCGGCGTCAAGGAGGACCAGCCCGGCATGGGCGAGATGAACCCGGCCACCGGCGTCTACTCGGGCTTCGACGTGGAGATCGCCGAGATGCTCGCGGCCTCCCTGGGCTTCGACCCCAAGAGCGGCATCCAGTTCAAGGCCATCGCCTCCGCCAACCGGGAAACCGCCCTCCAGAACGGCCAGATCGACTACTACGTGGGCACCTACACCATCAACCCCGGCCGCAAGAAGCTCGTCGGCTTCGCCGGGCCCTACTACATCGCCGGCCAGAAGCTGCTGGTGCGGGCCGGTGAGAAGCGGCTGCGGGGACCGCGGGACATGTCCGGGAAGAAGATCTGCTCGGCCGTGGGCTCCACCCCGCTCCAGCGCATCCAGGACGACTACCCGCGCGCCGTGCCCGTCGCTTACGACAGCTATGCGATCTGCGTCGACAACCTGCTCAACAACCAGGTCGACGCCGTCACCACCGACGACACGATCCTGCTCGGCTACGCGGCCAAGGACCCCCGGCACCTCAAGGTCGTCGGCAAGGCGTTCTCCGAGGAGCCCTACGGCGTCGGCGTCCCGCGCACCGACCGCGCGCTCGCCCGGGCGCTCGACAAGGCGATCACCGCGCGGGAGCGCGATGGCGACTGGAAGCGGGCCTACGACGTCACGCTCGGCCTCTCCGGTGTGCCCGCGCCCAAGCCTCCCCGCATCGATCGCGCGCTGACGAGCTGA